AGCAAGATGTTCTCCGGCGTCAGGTTGCGGTGCACGACGCGCTGCGCTTCGGCCGCATTCAACGCATGGGCGACTGACAGCGCGATGCGGTACGTCTCGGCTTCCGACAGGCGACCTTCGCGCTGGAGACGCGAACGCAGGCTCTCGCCTTCGACGAGTTCGGAGGCGATATAGCGTTCGCCGCCGGCCTCCCCGGCTTCGATCACGCGCGCGATGTTGGGGTGATAGAGCTGACTGCCGACACGGGCGGCGGTCTCGAGCCGGGCGATCACATCGTCGTGACGGGCGACTTCCGGGCGGATCACCTTGAGCGCGACCGAGGCGCCGGTGCGCGTGTCGCGGGCGCGGTAGACACTGCCGGTGGCGCCGGCGCCGAGCCATTCCTGCAGCTCGTAATGGGCGATGGATTGCGGCACGATACACCCTTCGTGACCGCGGGGCGTGACCTACCATAATGCGCTGTCAAGCGAACTTCAATGCCCGTGCGCACGCAGATCGGGCATCCAGCGGGATGCGAAGCAAGCGAATTTCCGCATCTTGACTTTTCGGCCGGGCGATCGAGACCGATTTTTCGCCCGGCGGCGCTACAGCACGGCCAGGTACCGGTCCATCTCGAAGTCGCTGACGTGGCGCCGGTAGTCGTTCCACTCGATGGTCTTGTTCTTGATCAAGCTCTCGAACACGTGGTCGCCGAGCGCCCGGCGCATCAAGTCGCTGGCGGCGAACGCCTCGATCGCTTCCTTGAGGCTGCCGGGCAGCAGTTCGATGCCGCGTTCGCGTCGCTGGTCGTCCGTGAGCTCGAAGACGTTCTCCTCCGTCGGCGCCTGCAGCGGATACTCGCGTTCGATGCCCTCCAGCCCGGCGGCCAGCATCGCCGCGAACGCGAGGTACGGGTTGCACGCCGGATCGGGCGCGCGATACTCGATGCGCGTCGAGACTTCCTTACCCGGCTTGGACTCCGGCACGCGGACAAGGTCCGACCTGTTGCGCCGCGCCCATGTGACGTAGACGGGCGCTTCGTATCCGGGTACCAGGCGTTTGTAGCTGTTAATCCACTGGTTGGTGACCAGCGTGAACTCCGACGCATGGCGCAGCAGCCCCGCGGTGTACGCCTTCGCGATCGGCGAGAGATGGTACTCGTCGTCGCCGTTGAAGAAGGCGTTGCGGTCGCCCCGGAACAGCGATTGGTGCGTGTGCATGCCGGAGCCGTTCTCGTCGATCAGCGGCTTCGGCATGAACGTCGCATAGACGCCGTTCGCCAGCGCAACTTCCTTCACGACGAGCCTGTAGGTCATCGCGTTGTCGGCCATCGTCAGCGCGTCGGTGTAACGCAAGTCGATCTCGTGCTGGCTCGGCGCCACTTCGTGGTGGCTGTACTCGACGCCGATGCCCATGTCTTCGAGCGTCAGCACGGTCTGCCTGCGCAGGTCGCTGGCGACGTCGAGCGGCGTCAGGTCGAAATATCCGCCCTTGTCGAGCCCTTCCGGCTTGTCCGCCGACCGGAAGTAGAAGAACTCCAGCTCCGGCCCGACGTAGAAGGTGAAGCCGAGGTCGTTGGCGCGCTTGAGTTGCCGCTTCAGCACGTAGCGGGGGTCGCCCTCGAACGGGTCGCCGTCGGGGTGGAGGATGTCGCAGAACATGCGCGCGACGCCACGCTCGCGGGGGCGCCAGGGCAGCGTCTGGAACGTCGCCGGGTCTGGCATGG
The sequence above is a segment of the Dehalococcoidia bacterium genome. Coding sequences within it:
- a CDS encoding glutamine synthetase family protein; this translates as MLDDQKAYVLQSCREQDVKFIRLWFTDILGSLKSFAITVEELEQAMDEGQGFDGSSIEGFARVDESDMIAMPDPATFQTLPWRPRERGVARMFCDILHPDGDPFEGDPRYVLKRQLKRANDLGFTFYVGPELEFFYFRSADKPEGLDKGGYFDLTPLDVASDLRRQTVLTLEDMGIGVEYSHHEVAPSQHEIDLRYTDALTMADNAMTYRLVVKEVALANGVYATFMPKPLIDENGSGMHTHQSLFRGDRNAFFNGDDEYHLSPIAKAYTAGLLRHASEFTLVTNQWINSYKRLVPGYEAPVYVTWARRNRSDLVRVPESKPGKEVSTRIEYRAPDPACNPYLAFAAMLAAGLEGIEREYPLQAPTEENVFELTDDQRRERGIELLPGSLKEAIEAFAASDLMRRALGDHVFESLIKNKTIEWNDYRRHVSDFEMDRYLAVL